A region of Legionella donaldsonii DNA encodes the following proteins:
- a CDS encoding 4-hydroxy-2-oxovalerate aldolase, whose product MNTIELLDVSLRDGGHRTNFHFKKNELQAILTSLDNSGIEYIEIGYRNGSIAPIENIGQAGLCGKDYLLFCTSLLKKAKTAVMAHPKNVTADDIKELRDCGVQLLRICVVKGDVEEACPIIDMGKQYGLATSVNFIHTSHYKENELDEVVARVNPHKPDMIYFADSNGSLLPARVDQIYRKYSREYSIPLGFHAHDNLGLAQVNTLAAINAGAHYIDASLAGMGKGIGNLRTEFFTAYLHAINIKKYRLAPVLMAANYVRKVLGIGSEEIEMDEFIRGISDFSTAEMKKFKETTDTLNLL is encoded by the coding sequence ATGAATACCATAGAATTGTTAGATGTTTCACTGAGAGATGGGGGGCATAGAACTAACTTTCATTTTAAAAAAAATGAGCTGCAAGCCATTTTAACGTCCCTCGATAACTCCGGTATTGAGTATATTGAAATTGGTTACCGCAATGGATCGATTGCTCCTATTGAGAATATTGGTCAAGCAGGGTTATGTGGAAAGGATTATCTTCTTTTTTGTACTTCCCTGCTAAAAAAAGCAAAAACTGCCGTAATGGCGCACCCTAAGAATGTAACGGCAGACGATATTAAGGAATTAAGGGACTGTGGTGTCCAATTACTTCGAATTTGTGTTGTCAAAGGGGATGTGGAAGAGGCTTGTCCAATCATTGATATGGGAAAACAATATGGTTTAGCAACCTCAGTCAATTTTATTCATACCTCACATTATAAAGAAAATGAGTTGGATGAAGTCGTAGCGAGAGTTAATCCACACAAGCCAGATATGATTTATTTCGCTGATTCAAATGGGAGTCTATTGCCTGCAAGAGTTGACCAGATTTACCGTAAATACAGCAGGGAATATTCGATTCCTTTGGGTTTTCATGCCCATGATAATTTAGGATTGGCCCAGGTTAATACGTTGGCAGCAATCAATGCTGGAGCACACTATATCGATGCGTCACTTGCTGGTATGGGCAAGGGTATAGGCAACTTAAGAACGGAGTTTTTTACGGCGTATCTACATGCCATCAATATTAAAAAATACCGATTGGCTCCTGTTTTAATGGCAGCAAATTATGTGCGTAAGGTTCTGGGGATCGGCAGTGAAGAGATTGAAATGGACGAATTCATTCGTGGCATTTCTGATTTTTCAACGGCAGAAATGAAGAAATTTAAAGAAACTACCGATACGCTGAATTTATTGTAG
- a CDS encoding ATP-dependent zinc protease family protein, producing MRWRNLFVLVLSILAGCSMAADEKKIYGYVEKATLIDKNMTLSAKLDTGAKSASLSAIDIHEVEKNGKPYLRFKVPGKEGEVEFTCEYLGKVRIKVRAGENLAAEPIKRPIVLINVKIGEKIRAIPVNLTNRKRFNYPLLLGRDAIIAFNGLVDPSHAFMMRTEKVEKNEVK from the coding sequence ATGCGTTGGCGTAATTTATTTGTTCTAGTTTTATCAATCTTAGCGGGATGCTCCATGGCAGCGGATGAAAAAAAGATATATGGCTATGTTGAAAAAGCGACTCTGATCGATAAAAACATGACTTTGTCAGCCAAATTAGATACCGGTGCCAAATCCGCTTCGCTTAGCGCTATTGATATTCATGAAGTAGAAAAAAACGGCAAACCCTATTTACGCTTTAAAGTTCCCGGCAAAGAGGGTGAAGTCGAATTTACCTGCGAATACCTGGGTAAAGTTAGAATAAAAGTGCGTGCTGGGGAGAATTTAGCCGCAGAGCCAATCAAGCGGCCGATCGTTTTGATAAACGTTAAAATTGGTGAAAAAATTCGTGCGATACCTGTTAATTTAACCAATCGCAAACGCTTTAATTACCCACTACTTCTTGGTAGAGACGCAATTATTGCTTTTAATGGACTGGTTGACCCAAGTCATGCCTTTATGATGAGAACCGAGAAAGTAGAAAAAAATGAAGTCAAATAA
- a CDS encoding SDR family oxidoreductase: MNKLAIVTGASRGIGKHAAYYFAEQGFDLALIARNKALLTKVSNELTDKFAIKTSVFALDVSDYDAVSKCSKHLASRYPTIDVLFNNAGCWSLGGSAIEPDEFNAMIDVNLRGIYNMVHTLVPYMKKQQSGYIFNMASYAGKRPVARSGAYCMTKYGVVGYSQSLSLELCQDNIRVTAICPSVIDTDMTKTMPDFPDEEKILCQDIIETIHYLLQLSPKVYIDEVILKSSFLLKGLKE, from the coding sequence ATGAATAAATTAGCAATCGTTACTGGCGCAAGCAGAGGCATCGGGAAACATGCCGCCTATTATTTTGCTGAACAAGGTTTTGATTTGGCTTTAATTGCCAGAAATAAAGCGTTATTGACTAAAGTCAGTAATGAATTAACTGACAAATTTGCTATCAAGACCAGCGTATTTGCTCTCGATGTAAGCGACTATGACGCCGTTTCCAAATGCAGTAAGCACCTTGCCTCACGCTATCCAACTATCGATGTTTTATTTAATAACGCCGGCTGTTGGTCCCTTGGTGGTAGTGCAATCGAACCCGATGAATTTAATGCCATGATCGATGTCAATCTGCGTGGCATTTATAATATGGTACATACCCTTGTTCCTTACATGAAAAAACAACAATCAGGCTATATTTTTAACATGGCATCCTACGCAGGTAAGCGGCCTGTCGCACGTTCAGGTGCTTATTGCATGACCAAGTATGGTGTAGTAGGTTATAGCCAATCCCTAAGTCTTGAGTTATGTCAAGACAACATTAGAGTCACAGCCATTTGCCCCAGCGTTATTGACACCGATATGACTAAAACGATGCCTGATTTCCCAGATGAAGAAAAAATTCTCTGCCAGGATATCATTGAAACCATTCATTATCTTCTTCAACTAAGTCCTAAGGTTTATATTGATGAGGTGATTTTAAAATCCAGTTTTTTGCTTAAGGGATTAAAAGAATAA